Within Desulfobacter sp., the genomic segment TCCTTTATTTCTTTTGCCACGGGCACCTCATACGGCACCATGGGCATTCTCATGCCCCTGGCCATTCCCCTGGCGTATTCAATTTCCCCGGATTATGGATATCTGCTTATGAATGTTGGGGCCGTCCTCACCGGCGCTATTTTCGGCGACCACTGCTCGCCCATCTCGGATACCACCATCCTCTCCTCCATGGGGGCGTCCTGTGACCATATCGACCATGTAAAAACTCAGATCGTTTACGCCTTGAGCGTGGGCGCACTGACAATCATATTTGGATATATCCCGGTGGGACTTGGACTGCCGGTCTATTTCGTATTGCCCCTGGGCCTTGCGGCTGTGGCCGCAACCGTCCACCTTGCCGGCAAAAAAATAGACCAGATATAATCTATATATAATCTAAGATAGTAAAAGCTCAGGCCGGTTCACGGAACATGAACCGGCCTGAGCAATTTTAATGAAACACTTATTTTTTTTTGTAAGTTTTCTTCACTTTAAAAAAATCCCACACCGCCCAGGGAATCAAAACCCCGCTGAGCACCTTGTTAAACAAGGCATGTTTCTGCATCTCCGGATCCGTGGTAATCCATCCGTCCCAGAAACACCAGAGGCCGAACCCCATTAACAGGGCCGTAAACACATAGGGGCTCATCTGCGGCGGCCTGGGCGTCTTTTTGTTTTTTTCTTCTGTCATTTCCTTTCCCCCTGAAATTCTCTCCTGAACTAAAGTTTCATAAAATTTATTGAGAATTCCAGTAAACCACAAATTTTTATTCAATGCCACAAGATTTCCTAAGCAGATAATGTATGGTATCTTGAAAACTTAACCTACCTAAGGTATGGTCAGCCAACCGGTGTATCATCCGGATATAATAGACTGACGGATTAAGACAAATGCCATGAGATTTTTTCCCATTAAAATTGCCATTCTCTGCCTCCTGCTCACCCCGGTATTTTACATTGTCACCCTCGCCGGCTGCGACCATGCGCTGGAAAAAAGCTACACCCGGAAAATCCAGAATATATTTATAGGAAATGCCGATGACCTGCTTAACGGAAGAATGCCCCTGGAAGAGCAGGTTGCCAAAAACATCCAAAATTTTCTGGATCAAGATTTCCTTACTGCCAGAGCCGGCCTCAACCTGGATATCCGTATCATCACAGCCAAAGGCAAAATTATCTATCCCATATACATTGGTACGGACTTTCCCGCTGCATCTCCGGCCGTCCAGTACGATGCCCAGCTCATTGCCGACAAAAACCTAAAAATCCTAAACGAAGATCTCCAGGTCAAAATCAGCCTCAACCTGGACCACGGTGCCCTCATCGCCAACATCATACTGGCCTTTTATTCCACCCTTTCCCTCTCCCTGTTTTTCATCTTTTACAAAAGAGGGGCCAGAAAAGCCCTTCATGCCAGAAAAACACAGGACGCCCTGATCAGCGACCTGAAAAAAGAAGAAAAACACCATGAAAAAATCCTCAAAGACCTAAGTGAAGAACGCCAGGGCTTATTTAAGAATATCAGTGAACTTAATAAGAAATACCAAAAATCCCAAAAAAAGGCCAAAATCAATGAAGAAGAAATGTTCAAGGAAATCCTCTCCCTGGAAGACCAGCTCAACTCCTTTATTATGATGAAAAAGGAAAAAGATGAAGAAATCACTGAACTGAAAACCACATTAGAAAAATACGAACGCCGCAAAAGCGGCAAATCCAAACGTAATGAATTTGAGTTTCTTTCCAAGCGTTTAACCGCCCTTTATAAAAATGTAAATATGAACCGCAAAGCCCTGACCGGATTCATCGGCCTTACCGACGAACAACAGATCAAGGCAGAAGAAACCATCCACCACCTGGACCGAGATCCGGATTCAGTCATTATTAAGCGAAAGGTGTTTTCAGGTAAAAAGCATAAAAGCACCTGCTTTGAAGTCCTTTTCGCATACAATGGCCGACTCTATTTTAAAAAGGAAAAGAACCGGACCGAAGTCGTGGTCATCGGCACTAAAAACACCCAGAATAAGGATATGGAGTTTCTCCAAAATTTATAATGTATACCCAGTTTTTCGGCCTCAATAAAAAACCTTTCCGGATCAGCACCGATCCAGCCTTCATGTGGTTCGGCGAAAAGCACAAAGAAGCCCTGGCCACCCTCCGCTACGGTATTCTGGACAATAAAGGCTTCCTCCTGCTCACCGGGGACGTAGGCACCGGCAAAACCTCCCTGATCAACGCCCTGATCCAGAGCCTGGGGCCCGATGTGATCTGCACCACCGTACCCGATCCCAGTTTGGACAAGCTGGACCTGCTCAATTACATTGCCGCCGCCTTCGGCATGGACAGGGAATTCAATTCCAAGGGGGCGTTTCTAGGTCATTTCAGAAATTTTCTCATCAAGGCCAATGAAAACAATAAAAAGGTACTTCTAATCATCGACGAGGCCCAACTCCTCACCCAGGAAATGCTGGAAGAAATCCGGCTGCTCTCCAACATCGAAAAGACCGACACCAAACTGATCAATATATTTTTCATCGGACAGAACGAATTCAACGAAATCCTCAATCGCCCCCAGAATCGTGCCGTCCGCCAGCGCATGACCCTGAATTACAACATTGATCCCCTGACCCCGGAAGAGACAGAGGCCTATATCCGCCACCGCCTCAAGGTGGCCGGCACCGAAGAAAAACTTTTCGACCACGGGGCCGTTCAGGAAGTATTCTTATACTCCGGCGGCTTTCCCAGGCGAATCAACATCCTATGCGACCATGCCCTGCTCTCCGGGTATGTCAAAGAACAACGGCTCATCGACGCCTCAATCATCAGCGAATGCGCCAAAGAGCTGAAAATCCCGGCCTACGTGCGCAACCGGGACATTAACGGATTTACCGAATCCAAAGTACCGCAGCCCCCCCGTCCGGCCGTCCCCAAGAGACCACACCAGCCGGCACCGCCTGTATACCCCATACAGCCGCCCCCATATCCCTATCCGGCACCACCGGCCCGGCCCGCATCCCGCTTCCCCTGGACCGGCGTCCTGGTATTTGCCTCAGCCTTGCTCCTGATATGGGTATTTATGTTCCCGAACCATTTCAATGCCACCTTGGCCACCATAAAAAAAAGGGCCGGCGACAGCCTGGCGGTCTTAACCGGCAGCCCTCTGCCCGCGGAATCTCCGAAACAGCCCACAACCCCCCAGGAACCCGGATCCGGAACAGACCCCACTCCCCGGCAAACAGAATCCCAAACTCATACCCCACCGGAACCGACGCCTTCACCAGCACCAGTCCCCTTAAAAGCGGCGCCCGGGTCTCTGTCGGATGAAACCCCAGAACCCGTTTCTGTCATCATCGAAAAAGAAGTTCCCGCCCCCCCAGACGAAGCACCGACCCCCTTGGTCACAACGGTACAGAAAACGCCCACCGCCCCTCTTCCAGAAAAAAAAGAATCTCCCCCCCGCCCAATCCCGCCGCTTCCTGAAGAAACCATCATCATTCGTTTCCAATACAACACCAACGATTTTACCCCCAAAGGCCTATCAGATCTGGAACACTTCGCAAAAACGCTAAGCCTCTACCCCGAAGCCCAGGTCC encodes:
- a CDS encoding AAA family ATPase — protein: MYTQFFGLNKKPFRISTDPAFMWFGEKHKEALATLRYGILDNKGFLLLTGDVGTGKTSLINALIQSLGPDVICTTVPDPSLDKLDLLNYIAAAFGMDREFNSKGAFLGHFRNFLIKANENNKKVLLIIDEAQLLTQEMLEEIRLLSNIEKTDTKLINIFFIGQNEFNEILNRPQNRAVRQRMTLNYNIDPLTPEETEAYIRHRLKVAGTEEKLFDHGAVQEVFLYSGGFPRRINILCDHALLSGYVKEQRLIDASIISECAKELKIPAYVRNRDINGFTESKVPQPPRPAVPKRPHQPAPPVYPIQPPPYPYPAPPARPASRFPWTGVLVFASALLLIWVFMFPNHFNATLATIKKRAGDSLAVLTGSPLPAESPKQPTTPQEPGSGTDPTPRQTESQTHTPPEPTPSPAPVPLKAAPGSLSDETPEPVSVIIEKEVPAPPDEAPTPLVTTVQKTPTAPLPEKKESPPRPIPPLPEETIIIRFQYNTNDFTPKGLSDLEHFAKTLSLYPEAQVRITGHTDSQGYDNYNLKLSEFRANIVKSFLLGRGVKENQMTIEGRGGRDPIESNTTPWGRKMNRRVEIKVLNPQKY